A genomic stretch from Oreochromis niloticus isolate F11D_XX linkage group LG11, O_niloticus_UMD_NMBU, whole genome shotgun sequence includes:
- the decr1 gene encoding 2,4-dienoyl-CoA reductase [(3E)-enoyl-CoA-producing], mitochondrial isoform X2 — MAARVLGRAGRLAAVVRSSALQLRLHGSAGLRFGSQASFFPPLGDAMLPSGSFNNHVALITGGGTGLGRAMTATLSQLGAQCIIASRKLDILQRTAEEISSQTGNKVHAVQCDVRDPQAVSQCVDQMEALTGLPDVIINNAAGNFVCPSERLSPNAWKTITDIVLNGTAFVTLELGKRLIQNQKGASFLAITTIYAESGSGFVVPSASAKAGVEALYKSLAAEWGRYGHRFNIIQPGPIRTKGAFSRLDPTGAFEKATIDRIPTGRLGTPAEIANLAAYVSSNYASWMSGAVIRFDGGEYVSLAGEFNELRSVTPDQWKILEAMIRNTKGS; from the exons ATGGCGGCGCGTGTCCTGGGGAGAGCAGGGAGGCTGGCGGCGGTCGTAAGGAGCTCCGCT CTCCAGTTGAGGCTCCACGGGTCAGCGGGTCTCCGCTTCGGGTCGCAGGCCAGCTTCTTTCCGCCCCTTGGAGACGCCATGCTGCCCTCGGGAAGCTTCAATAACCACGTGGCCTTAATCACAGGAGGAGGAACGGGGCTGGGGCGTGCCATGACTGCCACCCTGTCGCAGCTGGGAGCGCAGTGCATCATTGCCAGCAG GAAGCTGGACATCCTGCAGCGGACAGCTGAGGAGATCAGCAGCCAAACTGGAAACAAG GTGCATGCGGTGCAGTGTGATGTCAGAGATCCTCAGGCCGTCTCTCAATGTGTCGATCAGATGGAAGCTCTGACCGGACTTCCTGat GTAATAATCAACAATGCTGCAGGAAACTTTGTCTGTCCGTCAGAACGTCTGTCACCAAATGCCTGGAAGACCATCACCGACATCGTCCTGAACGGGACAGCGTTTGTGACCTTGGAGCTCGGAAAGAGGCTGATCCAGAACCAAAAAG gaGCATCCTTCCTTGCCATCACCACCATATATGCTGAGTCTGGCTCTGGTTTTGTGGTCCCGAGTGCTTCGGCAAAGGCCGGAGTTGAGGCGCTCTACAA GTCTCTGGCAGCAGAATGGGGGCGCTATGGCCACAGATTCAACATCATCCAGCCTGGACCAATCAGAACAAAG GGGGCCTTCAGCCGTTTGGACCCGACTGGAGCCTTCGAGAAGGCCACAATCGACCGCATCCCAACGGGCCGACTCGGCACACCAGCTGAGATCGCAAACCTGGCAGCTTATGTGAGCAGCAACTATGCCTCCTGGATGTCTGGAGCT gtgatTCGGTTTGATGGAGGAGAGTATGTGTCACTCGCAGGAGAGTTTAACGAACTGCGCAGT GTGACTCCCGATCAGTGGAAGATACTGGAGGCGATGATCAGAAACACCAAAGGATCCTGA
- the decr1 gene encoding 2,4-dienoyl-CoA reductase [(3E)-enoyl-CoA-producing], mitochondrial isoform X1: MAARVLGRAGRLAAVVRSSAVRLQLRLHGSAGLRFGSQASFFPPLGDAMLPSGSFNNHVALITGGGTGLGRAMTATLSQLGAQCIIASRKLDILQRTAEEISSQTGNKVHAVQCDVRDPQAVSQCVDQMEALTGLPDVIINNAAGNFVCPSERLSPNAWKTITDIVLNGTAFVTLELGKRLIQNQKGASFLAITTIYAESGSGFVVPSASAKAGVEALYKSLAAEWGRYGHRFNIIQPGPIRTKGAFSRLDPTGAFEKATIDRIPTGRLGTPAEIANLAAYVSSNYASWMSGAVIRFDGGEYVSLAGEFNELRSVTPDQWKILEAMIRNTKGS; the protein is encoded by the exons ATGGCGGCGCGTGTCCTGGGGAGAGCAGGGAGGCTGGCGGCGGTCGTAAGGAGCTCCGCTGTGCGC CTCCAGTTGAGGCTCCACGGGTCAGCGGGTCTCCGCTTCGGGTCGCAGGCCAGCTTCTTTCCGCCCCTTGGAGACGCCATGCTGCCCTCGGGAAGCTTCAATAACCACGTGGCCTTAATCACAGGAGGAGGAACGGGGCTGGGGCGTGCCATGACTGCCACCCTGTCGCAGCTGGGAGCGCAGTGCATCATTGCCAGCAG GAAGCTGGACATCCTGCAGCGGACAGCTGAGGAGATCAGCAGCCAAACTGGAAACAAG GTGCATGCGGTGCAGTGTGATGTCAGAGATCCTCAGGCCGTCTCTCAATGTGTCGATCAGATGGAAGCTCTGACCGGACTTCCTGat GTAATAATCAACAATGCTGCAGGAAACTTTGTCTGTCCGTCAGAACGTCTGTCACCAAATGCCTGGAAGACCATCACCGACATCGTCCTGAACGGGACAGCGTTTGTGACCTTGGAGCTCGGAAAGAGGCTGATCCAGAACCAAAAAG gaGCATCCTTCCTTGCCATCACCACCATATATGCTGAGTCTGGCTCTGGTTTTGTGGTCCCGAGTGCTTCGGCAAAGGCCGGAGTTGAGGCGCTCTACAA GTCTCTGGCAGCAGAATGGGGGCGCTATGGCCACAGATTCAACATCATCCAGCCTGGACCAATCAGAACAAAG GGGGCCTTCAGCCGTTTGGACCCGACTGGAGCCTTCGAGAAGGCCACAATCGACCGCATCCCAACGGGCCGACTCGGCACACCAGCTGAGATCGCAAACCTGGCAGCTTATGTGAGCAGCAACTATGCCTCCTGGATGTCTGGAGCT gtgatTCGGTTTGATGGAGGAGAGTATGTGTCACTCGCAGGAGAGTTTAACGAACTGCGCAGT GTGACTCCCGATCAGTGGAAGATACTGGAGGCGATGATCAGAAACACCAAAGGATCCTGA
- the pmvk gene encoding phosphomevalonate kinase isoform X1 yields the protein MEDRVSEPSLVLVFSGKRKSGKDYVTELIQKRLGSDVCCILRLSGPLKEQYAQEHGLDLDQLMGPGPYKEQYRADMIRWGESRRRQDPGLFCRLASRGAHQPVWVVSDARRLSDLQWFQAEFPQQTQSVRVQSSENTRSQRGWSFTAGVDDAESECGLDSGVEFDWNVINEADAPLLDEQLRPILQLAEEAASSSSVNRN from the exons ATGGAGGACCGGGTCTCCGAGCCCAGCCTGGTTCTGGTCTTCAGCGGGAAGCGGAAGTCCGGAAAAGATTACGTGACGGAGCTGATCCAGAAGAG GTTGGGCTCTGACGTCTGCTGCATCCTGCGCCTGTCTGGACCCCTAAAGGAGCAGTATGCTCAG GAACATGGTCTGGACCTGGACCAGCTGATGGGTCCTGGACCTTATAAGGAGCAGTATCGGGCTGACATGATTCGCTGGGGAGAATCTCGCCGCCGCCAGGACCCTGGCCTCTTCTGTCGTCTGGCGAGCAGAGGAGCTCACCAACCAGTGTGG GTGGTGAGCGATGCGCGGCGGCTCTCGGACCTGCAGTGGTTCCAGGCAGAGTTTCCTCAACAGACTCAAAGTGTCAGAGTTCAAAGTTCAGAAAACACCAGGTCACAGAGGGGGTGGAGCTTCACTGCAG GTGTCGACGATGCGGAGTCGGAGTGCGGTCTGGACAGCGGAGTTGAATTTGATTGGAATGTAATTAATGAGGCCGACGCCCCCTTGTTGGACGAGCAACTGCGTCCAATCTTGCAGCTCGCTGAGGAAgcagcttcatcatcatcagtaaaTCGAAACTGA
- the LOC100708478 gene encoding tropomyosin alpha-4 chain isoform X1 → MSGGMNSIEAVKKKIKVLQEQAEEAEERAERLQREVEKEKRSREEAEAEVTSLGRRLQLSEENLDRTQERLAAALHKLDEVEKVADESERGMKVIENRALKDEEKMELLEVQLREAKTIAEEADRKYEEVARKLVMVEGELERAEERAEQAESKTRVLEEELKTVFTSAKSLEAQADKYSQKEDRYEEEIKSLRNRLKEAETRAEFAERSVAKLEKTIDGLEDALTSAKNANLELQATLNQTMEELNSC, encoded by the exons atgaGTGGCGGCATGAACAGCATTGAGGCGGTGAAGAAGAAGATCAAAGTCCTGCAGGAGCAGGCCGAGGAGGCTGAGGAGCGGGCAGAGCGACTGCAGAGGGAGGTggagaaggagaaaaggagCCGGGAGGAG GCGGAGGCCGAGGTCACGTCTCTGGGTCGGCGTCTGCAGCTCAGCGAGGAGAACCTGGACCGCACTCAGGAGAGACTTGCTGCCGCGCTGCACAAGCTGGACGAGGTTGAGAAGGTGGCCGACGAGAGCGAGAG GGGGATGAAGGTGATCGAGAACAGAGCCCTGAAGGACGAGGAGAAGATGGAGCTGCTGGAGGTGCAGCTGAGGGAGGCCAAAACCATCGCTGAGGAGGCAGACCGCAAGTATGAGGAG GTGGCTCGTAAACTGGTGATGGTGGAAGGAGAGCTGGAGCGAGCTGAAGAACGAGCAGAGCAGGCCGAGAg caaGACCCGGGTGTTGGAGGAGGAgctgaaaactgtgtttacaagTGCAAAGTCTCTGGAGGCCCAAGCCGATAAG tACTCTCAGAAGGAGGACAGATATGAGGAGGAGATCAAGAGCCTGCGCAACAGACTGAAGGAG GCTGAGACCAGAGCTGAGTTTGCCGAGCGCTCAGTGGCCAAACTGGAGAAAACCATCGATGGTCTGGAAG ACGCTCTGACTTCCGCCAAGAACGCAAACCTGGAGCTCCAGGCGACCCTGAACCAGACCATGGAGGAGCTCAACTCCTGCTGA
- the pmvk gene encoding phosphomevalonate kinase isoform X2, with protein MEDRVSEPSLVLVFSGKRKSGKDYVTELIQKRLGSDVCCILRLSGPLKEQYAQEHGLDLDQLMGPGPYKEQYRADMIRWGESRRRQDPGLFCRLASRGAHQPVWVGGERCAAALGPAVVPGRVSSTDSKCQSSKFRKHQVTEGVELHCRCRRCGVGVRSGQRS; from the exons ATGGAGGACCGGGTCTCCGAGCCCAGCCTGGTTCTGGTCTTCAGCGGGAAGCGGAAGTCCGGAAAAGATTACGTGACGGAGCTGATCCAGAAGAG GTTGGGCTCTGACGTCTGCTGCATCCTGCGCCTGTCTGGACCCCTAAAGGAGCAGTATGCTCAG GAACATGGTCTGGACCTGGACCAGCTGATGGGTCCTGGACCTTATAAGGAGCAGTATCGGGCTGACATGATTCGCTGGGGAGAATCTCGCCGCCGCCAGGACCCTGGCCTCTTCTGTCGTCTGGCGAGCAGAGGAGCTCACCAACCAGTGTGGGTAG GTGGTGAGCGATGCGCGGCGGCTCTCGGACCTGCAGTGGTTCCAGGCAGAGTTTCCTCAACAGACTCAAAGTGTCAGAGTTCAAAGTTCAGAAAACACCAGGTCACAGAGGGGGTGGAGCTTCACTGCAG GTGTCGACGATGCGGAGTCGGAGTGCGGTCTGGACAGCGGAGTTGA
- the LOC100708478 gene encoding tropomyosin alpha-3 chain isoform X2, which yields MSGGMNSIEAVKKKIKVLQEQAEEAEERAERLQREVEKEKRSREEAEAEVTSLGRRLQLSEENLDRTQERLAAALHKLDEVEKVADESERGMKVIENRALKDEEKMELLEVQLREAKTIAEEADRKYEEVARKLVMVEGELERAEERAEQAESKVRRLEEQLRSFDHSLKSLQASEDKYSQKEDRYEEEIKSLRNRLKEAETRAEFAERSVAKLEKTIDGLEDALTSAKNANLELQATLNQTMEELNSC from the exons atgaGTGGCGGCATGAACAGCATTGAGGCGGTGAAGAAGAAGATCAAAGTCCTGCAGGAGCAGGCCGAGGAGGCTGAGGAGCGGGCAGAGCGACTGCAGAGGGAGGTggagaaggagaaaaggagCCGGGAGGAG GCGGAGGCCGAGGTCACGTCTCTGGGTCGGCGTCTGCAGCTCAGCGAGGAGAACCTGGACCGCACTCAGGAGAGACTTGCTGCCGCGCTGCACAAGCTGGACGAGGTTGAGAAGGTGGCCGACGAGAGCGAGAG GGGGATGAAGGTGATCGAGAACAGAGCCCTGAAGGACGAGGAGAAGATGGAGCTGCTGGAGGTGCAGCTGAGGGAGGCCAAAACCATCGCTGAGGAGGCAGACCGCAAGTATGAGGAG GTGGCTCGTAAACTGGTGATGGTGGAAGGAGAGCTGGAGCGAGCTGAAGAACGAGCAGAGCAGGCCGAGAg TAAGGTTCGGAGGTTGGAGGAGCAGCTGAGGAGCTTCGATCACTCGCTGAAGAGTCTGCAGGCGTCCGAAGATAAG tACTCTCAGAAGGAGGACAGATATGAGGAGGAGATCAAGAGCCTGCGCAACAGACTGAAGGAG GCTGAGACCAGAGCTGAGTTTGCCGAGCGCTCAGTGGCCAAACTGGAGAAAACCATCGATGGTCTGGAAG ACGCTCTGACTTCCGCCAAGAACGCAAACCTGGAGCTCCAGGCGACCCTGAACCAGACCATGGAGGAGCTCAACTCCTGCTGA